One stretch of Methanococcus voltae PS DNA includes these proteins:
- a CDS encoding pyridoxal phosphate-dependent aminotransferase, whose product MITKKLLNTEQSEIRKIFNMASKDSINLGIGEPDFNTPQNIIDACKTALDKGITSYVPNMGIPELTEAISEKLKKDNNLDIPQNKVMVTCGASEAIMLSIMAFTEKGDEVIIPNPGFVTYKNMVQLSEGKPISMDLKHENDFKIDLDDLNEKVNKNTKCIVHNSPSNPLGTVASKEEVKGLAQIAEDNEIIIISDEIYEKIIYGKKHHSPASYTDNCIVINGFSKAYAMTGWRLGYMAVNENLDSKYNIIDNVLKIHQFGFACATSFAQYGALEALNGSQQCVKDMVKEFERRRNLIYDGLKDKFKVIKPEGAFYIFPDVSEYGTGMDVAQKLIENGVLCVPGRAFGSNGENNVRFSYATSYEDIEKALEIIDKTIN is encoded by the coding sequence ATGATAACCAAAAAATTATTAAATACAGAACAATCAGAAATTAGAAAAATATTTAATATGGCGTCAAAAGACTCCATAAACTTAGGTATCGGCGAACCAGATTTTAATACGCCACAAAACATTATTGATGCCTGTAAAACTGCACTAGATAAAGGAATTACTAGTTATGTGCCAAATATGGGAATTCCTGAATTAACAGAAGCGATATCTGAAAAATTAAAAAAGGATAATAATTTAGATATTCCTCAAAATAAAGTAATGGTAACTTGCGGAGCTTCTGAAGCCATTATGCTTTCAATTATGGCTTTCACTGAAAAAGGGGACGAAGTAATTATACCAAACCCGGGATTCGTAACATACAAAAATATGGTTCAATTATCCGAAGGTAAACCTATTAGTATGGATTTAAAACATGAAAATGACTTTAAAATAGACCTTGATGATTTAAATGAGAAAGTAAATAAAAATACAAAATGTATTGTGCATAATAGCCCTTCAAATCCATTAGGAACAGTTGCTTCAAAAGAAGAAGTTAAGGGACTTGCCCAAATTGCAGAAGATAACGAAATTATTATTATTTCCGATGAAATTTACGAAAAAATTATCTACGGTAAAAAACACCACTCTCCTGCAAGTTATACCGACAACTGTATCGTTATAAATGGATTTTCAAAAGCATACGCTATGACAGGTTGGAGACTTGGATATATGGCAGTAAATGAAAACCTAGACTCGAAATACAATATTATAGACAATGTTTTGAAAATTCACCAGTTTGGGTTTGCTTGTGCGACCTCATTTGCACAATATGGTGCTTTAGAGGCTTTAAACGGTAGTCAACAGTGCGTTAAGGATATGGTAAAAGAGTTTGAAAGAAGAAGAAATTTAATATATGATGGATTAAAAGATAAATTTAAAGTTATTAAACCTGAAGGGGCTTTCTATATTTTCCCAGACGTTAGCGAATACGGTACTGGAATGGACGTTGCTCAAAAATTAATTGAAAACGGTGTTTTATGTGTTCCAGGTCGTGCTTTTGGTTCCAATGGTGAAAATAACGTTAGATTTTCATATGCTACGAGTTATGAGGATATTGAAAAAGCTCTCGAGATAATCGATAAAACAATTAATTAA